Proteins encoded by one window of bacterium:
- the pgsA gene encoding CDP-diacylglycerol--glycerol-3-phosphate 3-phosphatidyltransferase, with protein sequence MNTPNKLTLTRIILAPIFMIFFLVDNFYMRMIGLVLFLLAALTDLADGYYARKYGAMTGFGKFMDPLADKILVSSALISFVSLDYVSPFPVMLIIGREFGITGLRLLAAYRAAIIPPTWWAKVKTFLQMTVVSGMLGYISLATWLRHFGHDDSLLLQFDYKFYFNVLLWVTAVVTVWTGIDYVIKYFSMIKSVLK encoded by the coding sequence ATGAATACGCCGAACAAGCTGACCCTCACCCGCATTATCCTTGCGCCTATCTTCATGATCTTCTTTCTAGTGGACAATTTCTACATGCGGATGATCGGGCTGGTCCTCTTTTTGCTTGCGGCGCTGACCGATCTGGCCGATGGCTACTATGCTCGCAAGTATGGTGCGATGACCGGGTTCGGCAAATTCATGGATCCATTGGCCGACAAGATTTTGGTCTCCAGCGCGCTGATCTCATTTGTGTCGCTCGACTACGTCTCTCCTTTCCCGGTGATGCTGATAATCGGGCGTGAGTTCGGGATCACAGGCCTTCGCCTGCTGGCGGCGTATCGCGCGGCGATCATCCCCCCCACCTGGTGGGCGAAAGTGAAAACATTCCTTCAAATGACCGTGGTTTCGGGGATGCTCGGGTATATCAGCCTGGCGACCTGGCTCCGCCATTTCGGCCATGATGACTCCCTGCTTCTTCAGTTCGACTACAAATTCTATTTTAACGTCCTACTGTGGGTCACGGCGGTGGTGACGGTCTGGACCGGAATAGATTATGTCATCAAATATTTCTCGATGATCAAGAGTGTGTTGAAATAA
- a CDS encoding phosphatidylglycerophosphatase A, whose protein sequence is MPNWLTKMLATGFYTGYAPVAGTVGTIPAWLIGWFLLGQNQWLLIGAAAIVTIASVYVATQAEHIFGHDAKSIVIDEWAGMWVTFIFLPHTLTAYIIAFFTFRVFDVLKLPPAAQAEKLPRGWGITADDVVAGIQANLATHVVLWAMTKL, encoded by the coding sequence ATGCCGAACTGGCTGACCAAAATGCTGGCGACCGGTTTTTACACCGGCTATGCGCCGGTGGCCGGGACGGTCGGGACTATCCCGGCCTGGCTGATCGGTTGGTTTTTGCTCGGTCAGAACCAGTGGCTGTTGATCGGCGCGGCGGCGATAGTGACCATTGCATCGGTTTATGTCGCGACACAAGCGGAGCATATTTTCGGCCATGACGCGAAGTCGATCGTGATCGATGAGTGGGCCGGGATGTGGGTGACTTTTATCTTTCTACCGCACACCTTAACAGCCTACATCATTGCCTTTTTCACGTTTCGCGTGTTTGATGTCCTTAAGCTCCCTCCGGCGGCGCAGGCTGAAAAACTTCCCCGCGGCTGGGGGATCACCGCCGACGATGTAGTTGCGGGGATTCAGGCGAATTTGGCTACCCATGTAGTGCTTTGGGCAATGACGAAATTATGA